The following are from one region of the Stigmatella ashevillena genome:
- the rtcA gene encoding RNA 3'-terminal phosphate cyclase: MTGTDRSGEGLVLLEGGDGEAGGQLLRSALSLSLITGRAFHLTGLREHQTPPGLRPHHLACVRGAEAISASTSEGAIVGSSELRFTPGPVRPGDYILEVGTAGGTPLVFQCLFFPLALLGGGTLTLRGGTHVAHGPSYPYLSSVWLPAMHAYGLNASLSLTHAGFYPEGGGEFHAQVLAPEPPPVLVDLPARGTLHDISVSTYVGGLPFALADRQSRAAEAALRERGLYCHTKNRPLPVTRSAGSVTFILAQFENTFAGFGALGERGQSPEEVGREAAERVTRFMESGGAIDEHLADQLLLPAALLAAGRLGPVSPGTTRYTTARVTEHLKAQVRVIERFLPVRVEVDSSDGVSVRPA, translated from the coding sequence ATGACCGGCACCGACAGGTCCGGAGAAGGGCTGGTGCTGCTGGAGGGAGGCGACGGCGAGGCGGGAGGCCAACTGCTCCGCTCCGCGTTGTCCCTGTCGCTCATCACCGGCCGGGCGTTTCACCTCACCGGCCTCCGGGAGCACCAGACGCCCCCGGGGCTGCGTCCCCACCACCTGGCCTGCGTGCGCGGCGCCGAGGCCATCAGCGCCAGCACCAGCGAGGGGGCCATCGTCGGCTCCTCGGAGCTGCGCTTCACCCCCGGGCCGGTGCGTCCCGGGGACTACATCCTGGAGGTGGGAACCGCCGGCGGCACGCCCTTGGTGTTCCAGTGTCTCTTCTTCCCGCTGGCGCTCCTGGGCGGAGGCACGCTCACCCTGCGCGGCGGGACGCACGTGGCGCATGGGCCCAGCTACCCCTACCTCAGCAGCGTGTGGCTCCCGGCGATGCATGCCTATGGGCTGAACGCCTCGCTGAGCCTCACCCACGCGGGCTTCTACCCGGAGGGCGGCGGCGAGTTCCACGCGCAGGTGCTCGCGCCCGAGCCGCCCCCGGTGCTCGTGGACCTGCCCGCGCGGGGCACGCTGCACGACATCTCCGTCAGCACCTACGTGGGGGGGCTGCCCTTTGCCCTCGCCGACCGGCAGTCGCGCGCCGCCGAGGCGGCCCTGCGGGAGCGGGGACTCTACTGCCACACGAAGAACCGGCCCCTGCCCGTGACGCGCTCGGCGGGCAGCGTCACCTTCATCCTGGCGCAGTTCGAGAACACCTTCGCGGGCTTCGGGGCGCTGGGCGAGCGGGGTCAGTCTCCCGAAGAGGTGGGGCGCGAGGCCGCCGAACGGGTGACCCGCTTCATGGAGTCGGGCGGCGCCATTGACGAGCACCTGGCGGATCAGCTGCTGCTGCCCGCGGCGCTGCTGGCCGCGGGAAGGCTGGGGCCCGTCTCCCCGGGGACCACCCGCTACACCACCGCGCGGGTGACGGAACACCTGAAGGCCCAGGTGCGCGTCATCGAGCGCTTTCTGCCAGTGCGCGTGGAGGTGGATTCCAGCGACGGGGTCTCGGTGCGCCCCGCCTGA
- a CDS encoding SLC13 family permease, translated as MALAIFLLTYVFIAGARLPFLKLDRPGGALLGAVLMVVLGVVTPAEVFNHSDNPSRHAVDFDTLVLLLGMMLLAAYLAQAAFFRMCGAYTVRLAHTPRLLLVAVTAISAFLSAFLVNDTVCLMLTPLVLAVVEDAKLPPVPYLLAVCMGSNSGSVATFTGNPQNMLIQGASGLSYASFAAYMALPALLSTAIVIAALLYLFRHDLPSKRFDPQPPPPPVDRMLMGVTLGVMVGVVMAFFAGFPMSWSALAGAALVMAVSRREPRVIMERVDFVLLLFFASLFVVVYGVNKDGWADGIRELFAPLMAGPPWRETLGFAALTLVASNLFSNVPFVMLARTWVPTLQNVELGWHVLALGSTLAGNLTLVGSVANLIVFEAARGKVTMSFMSYLRIGLPVTILSFIVGLAVLLAEHALF; from the coding sequence GTGGCCCTCGCGATCTTCCTTTTGACCTACGTCTTCATTGCCGGTGCACGGCTGCCCTTCCTCAAGCTGGACCGGCCTGGAGGCGCGCTGCTCGGCGCGGTGCTCATGGTCGTGCTCGGCGTCGTGACGCCCGCCGAGGTCTTCAACCACAGCGACAACCCCTCCCGTCATGCGGTGGACTTCGACACCCTGGTCCTGCTGCTGGGGATGATGCTGCTGGCGGCGTACCTGGCCCAGGCGGCCTTCTTTCGCATGTGCGGGGCGTACACGGTGCGGCTGGCGCACACGCCCCGGCTGTTGCTCGTGGCGGTGACGGCCATCAGCGCCTTCCTGTCCGCCTTTCTCGTCAATGACACCGTGTGTTTGATGCTCACCCCCCTGGTGTTGGCCGTGGTGGAGGACGCGAAGTTGCCCCCGGTGCCCTATCTGCTGGCGGTGTGCATGGGCTCCAACAGCGGCTCGGTGGCCACCTTCACGGGCAACCCCCAGAACATGCTCATCCAAGGCGCCTCGGGGCTGTCCTATGCGAGCTTCGCCGCCTACATGGCGCTGCCGGCGCTCCTGTCGACGGCGATCGTCATCGCGGCGCTGCTGTACTTGTTCCGCCACGACTTGCCCTCCAAACGCTTTGACCCTCAACCACCCCCTCCTCCGGTAGACCGGATGCTGATGGGGGTGACGCTGGGGGTGATGGTGGGGGTGGTGATGGCCTTCTTCGCGGGCTTTCCCATGAGCTGGAGCGCGCTGGCGGGGGCTGCGCTGGTCATGGCTGTCTCCCGCCGCGAGCCTCGCGTCATCATGGAGCGGGTGGACTTCGTGCTGCTGCTGTTCTTCGCCAGCCTGTTCGTCGTCGTCTACGGGGTGAACAAGGATGGCTGGGCCGATGGCATTCGAGAGCTGTTCGCGCCGCTGATGGCGGGCCCGCCCTGGCGCGAGACGTTGGGGTTCGCGGCCCTGACGCTGGTGGCCTCCAACCTGTTCAGCAACGTGCCGTTCGTGATGCTGGCGCGCACGTGGGTGCCCACGCTGCAGAACGTGGAGCTGGGCTGGCATGTGCTCGCGCTGGGCTCCACGCTGGCGGGCAACCTCACGCTGGTGGGCAGCGTGGCCAACCTCATCGTCTTCGAGGCCGCGCGCGGCAAGGTGACGATGTCCTTCATGAGCTACCTGCGCATTGGCCTGCCGGTGACGATCCTGAGCTTCATCGTGGGGCTCGCGGTGCTGCTGGCGGAGCACGCGCTGTTCTGA
- a CDS encoding 2OG-Fe(II) oxygenase, producing MSFQQPWGGAFRLQTYVHRTPEALPAPAIEAIREAILGSSLLGESNLTRQFSGTYGFSITFQRPAIAQVTERFPAFAPFLDAALLPDCDAFLLNPLLIQNGRGVAPHIDRSLEFYGVGIGCPVAVSVLYVQVPEQLAGGELRLYHRGTRVAALAPQARSLVTFRGDVAHEVVAVEAGAPMLSAARVSLVVEQYRVPPSVRAQLPSFELRNRSGALA from the coding sequence ATGTCCTTCCAGCAGCCCTGGGGCGGGGCCTTTCGCCTCCAGACCTACGTTCACCGCACGCCGGAGGCCTTGCCCGCTCCGGCCATCGAGGCCATTCGAGAGGCCATCCTGGGTTCGTCCCTCCTGGGGGAGTCGAACCTCACCAGGCAGTTCTCGGGCACCTATGGCTTCTCCATCACGTTCCAGCGCCCGGCCATTGCCCAGGTGACGGAGCGCTTTCCGGCCTTCGCGCCCTTCCTGGACGCGGCGCTTCTGCCCGACTGTGACGCGTTTCTGCTCAACCCGTTGCTGATCCAGAACGGGCGCGGGGTGGCGCCTCACATCGATCGCAGCCTGGAGTTCTACGGGGTGGGCATCGGCTGCCCGGTCGCGGTGAGCGTGCTCTATGTACAGGTGCCCGAGCAGCTCGCGGGCGGAGAGCTGCGGCTGTACCACCGGGGCACTCGGGTGGCGGCGCTGGCCCCCCAGGCGCGCTCGCTGGTCACCTTCCGGGGCGATGTCGCGCATGAAGTGGTCGCGGTCGAGGCGGGCGCCCCCATGCTGTCGGCGGCCCGCGTCAGCCTGGTGGTCGAGCAGTACCGCGTGCCCCCGTCCGTGAGGGCGCAACTGCCCTCCTTCGAGCTGCGCAACCGCTCGGGAGCCCTGGCATGA
- a CDS encoding SRPBCC family protein, with protein sequence MSELVLELWMAPSPSKVFEAFEAPFLLRRWYGAPPGCFRTGAEGNVGAGEPFQVNLIDAQGTPFMQRGRILEVEPAERLELEMSWEGGHLGQEVTRAVLNFHPADGGTRFEVRQGPFRSPEALEAHRAYWKASLERLARVASGEAVPCFEEFWDESGGYTGRLGVATYAVLAGMREAGAAPEALAQVEELLYTHLSRLPPETAELLGAVLHSRLTGLS encoded by the coding sequence ATGAGCGAGCTGGTGCTGGAGTTGTGGATGGCCCCCTCCCCCTCGAAGGTCTTCGAGGCCTTCGAGGCCCCCTTCCTGCTGCGCCGCTGGTACGGCGCTCCGCCGGGCTGCTTCCGCACCGGGGCGGAGGGCAACGTGGGGGCGGGCGAGCCGTTCCAGGTCAACCTGATCGATGCCCAGGGGACCCCTTTCATGCAGAGGGGCCGCATCCTCGAGGTGGAGCCCGCCGAGCGGCTCGAGCTGGAGATGTCCTGGGAAGGTGGGCACCTGGGGCAGGAGGTCACCCGCGCCGTGCTGAACTTCCACCCGGCGGACGGTGGCACCCGCTTCGAGGTTCGCCAGGGGCCCTTCCGGAGCCCGGAGGCGCTGGAGGCCCACCGGGCGTACTGGAAGGCCAGCTTGGAGCGGTTGGCCCGCGTCGCCTCCGGAGAAGCGGTGCCCTGCTTCGAGGAGTTCTGGGATGAGTCGGGTGGCTACACGGGACGGCTCGGGGTGGCCACCTACGCGGTGCTCGCGGGCATGCGGGAGGCGGGGGCGGCGCCCGAAGCGCTCGCCCAGGTGGAGGAGCTGCTCTACACCCACCTCTCGCGCCTGCCCCCGGAGACGGCCGAGCTGCTCGGGGCGGTGCTTCACTCCCGGCTGACCGGCCTCTCCTGA
- a CDS encoding general secretion pathway protein GspE — MSLPNPPPPFRKKRLGEILLDAALLSETQLRTALAEQRKWGGKLGHTLVQMGFVDENSMVHALSRQLQIPTVDLSQVAPPAHVFQLFPAALAERYSVFPVAVDLSHKALTLASADPTNVEALNELAFHTGHRIQVVVSSASAIERAIRQHYYGGTGTTTAHPGEFGLDEPFYEFTPPSSPVTRSPREAELVQRVDALTQQVADLERMVANQARSLSTLIEVLESQGALSRQEYFARMRGPSRS; from the coding sequence GTGAGCCTCCCGAACCCGCCGCCCCCTTTCCGCAAGAAGCGCCTCGGAGAGATCCTCCTGGACGCGGCCCTTCTGTCCGAGACGCAGCTGCGCACGGCCCTGGCCGAGCAGCGCAAGTGGGGGGGCAAGCTCGGCCACACCTTGGTGCAGATGGGCTTCGTGGACGAGAACTCCATGGTTCACGCCCTCTCGCGCCAGCTCCAGATTCCCACCGTGGATCTGTCCCAGGTGGCTCCGCCCGCGCACGTGTTCCAGCTCTTCCCGGCGGCGCTCGCCGAGCGCTACTCGGTCTTCCCGGTGGCGGTGGACCTGTCGCACAAGGCGCTCACCCTGGCCAGCGCGGATCCCACCAACGTGGAGGCCCTGAACGAGCTGGCCTTCCACACGGGGCACCGCATCCAGGTCGTGGTCAGCAGCGCCTCTGCCATCGAGCGTGCCATCCGCCAGCACTATTACGGTGGCACTGGCACCACCACGGCCCATCCTGGGGAGTTCGGGCTCGACGAGCCCTTCTATGAGTTCACGCCCCCTTCCTCCCCTGTCACGCGGTCGCCTCGGGAGGCCGAGCTGGTCCAGCGCGTGGACGCGCTCACGCAGCAGGTGGCCGACCTGGAGCGCATGGTGGCCAATCAGGCCCGCTCGCTGAGCACGCTGATCGAGGTGCTGGAGTCCCAGGGCGCCCTCTCCCGTCAAGAGTACTTCGCCCGGATGCGCGGCCCGTCGCGCTCGTGA
- a CDS encoding cyclic nucleotide-binding domain-containing protein has product MDPGSLQAQAAEAFTQGRFSQAAEFYERYCLRQPADHHAHVRLGEAWARSGQQARAVSAYRLAAEGFAREGFLPRALAASKRLLELDPSHRGVQQMLADLYARRSEPQEETTFEIDLGEGKKRLALQAASELLLPHTAVWAPPPPSAGEPIIPEPAAPPDSEQEPADTLLQEVEQAARASLRQHGTEASSSLEEALFSLAEEVSTRDKPLSALPDIPLFSDLPRDAFIEFFEGCPLRHFPKGHRVFERGSRGNAFYIICEGAVRVFRDEGKDLAALGIGAFFGEMALLSGAPRMATVESTSAETLLLEVPASVLAQLSRRYPQVARALKKFCRDRLLTNVMSTSALFQPFSRKDRRILVERFRARDVKRDELIVREGDRVEGLYVVLSGEVEASKGGQVLSRLREGDLFGEISLLLKTPATATVMATRRTSLLRLPREDFDSLILTHPQILELISGLSEQRLRRTEALTNEKDKDPTAENLLV; this is encoded by the coding sequence ATGGACCCAGGCTCGCTCCAGGCACAGGCCGCCGAGGCCTTCACCCAGGGCCGCTTCTCCCAGGCCGCCGAGTTCTACGAGCGGTATTGCCTCAGGCAGCCCGCCGACCACCACGCCCACGTGCGCCTGGGAGAAGCCTGGGCCCGGTCCGGCCAGCAGGCGCGGGCCGTCTCCGCCTACCGGCTCGCCGCCGAGGGGTTCGCCCGCGAGGGGTTCCTCCCGCGCGCCCTCGCCGCGAGCAAGCGGCTCCTCGAGCTGGACCCCTCGCACCGGGGCGTCCAGCAGATGCTCGCGGACCTGTACGCGCGCCGGAGTGAGCCCCAAGAAGAGACCACCTTCGAGATCGACCTGGGGGAGGGGAAGAAGCGGCTGGCCCTCCAGGCCGCGAGCGAACTGCTCCTGCCCCACACCGCCGTCTGGGCGCCGCCCCCGCCCAGCGCCGGGGAGCCGATCATTCCGGAACCCGCCGCACCGCCAGATTCGGAACAAGAGCCGGCGGACACGCTGCTCCAAGAGGTGGAGCAGGCCGCGCGCGCGAGCCTGAGGCAGCACGGCACCGAAGCCTCCTCTTCGTTGGAAGAGGCCCTGTTCAGCCTCGCGGAGGAGGTGTCCACGCGGGACAAGCCCCTGAGCGCCCTGCCGGACATCCCCCTGTTCTCGGATCTGCCGCGCGATGCCTTCATCGAGTTCTTCGAGGGGTGCCCGCTGCGCCACTTCCCAAAGGGCCATCGGGTCTTCGAGCGCGGCAGCCGGGGCAACGCCTTCTACATCATCTGCGAAGGCGCGGTGCGCGTCTTCCGGGATGAGGGAAAGGATCTGGCGGCCCTGGGCATCGGTGCCTTCTTTGGAGAGATGGCGCTGCTGTCCGGCGCACCGCGCATGGCCACCGTGGAGAGCACCTCCGCGGAGACGCTCCTGCTGGAAGTCCCCGCCTCGGTGTTGGCCCAGCTCTCCCGCCGCTACCCCCAGGTGGCGCGGGCGCTCAAGAAGTTCTGCCGGGACCGGCTCCTGACGAACGTGATGAGCACCTCGGCGCTGTTCCAGCCCTTCTCGCGCAAGGACCGGCGCATTCTGGTGGAGCGGTTCCGTGCGCGCGATGTGAAGCGGGACGAGCTCATCGTCCGCGAAGGAGACCGGGTCGAAGGACTCTATGTGGTCCTCTCCGGCGAGGTGGAAGCGAGCAAGGGCGGCCAGGTGCTCTCACGCCTGCGAGAGGGCGACCTCTTCGGGGAGATCTCCCTGCTGTTGAAGACCCCCGCCACGGCCACGGTGATGGCCACCCGGCGGACCTCGCTGCTGCGGCTGCCGCGCGAGGACTTCGACTCGCTGATCCTGACACACCCGCAGATTCTGGAGCTCATCTCCGGGCTGTCCGAGCAGCGCCTGCGCCGGACCGAGGCGCTCACGAACGAGAAGGACAAGGACCCCACGGCAGAGAACCTGCTGGTCTGA
- a CDS encoding HEAT repeat domain-containing protein encodes MRPGVRSLFLVLTLGLAIACQGNRDQLLADLQSPRPEIRAQAVQALAKQGNAEDLVLFTRAAKDMASIVRGEAAEALGGSQDPRVVDLLGELLEDPDESVQGRAAMALSKIKNDKAKAYLTLQYSRRARNTRQIIVQALKSANVPGAMAEAVAAESKVIWERNLLTLNEGSLPERVGAAEELGKSGRPEAITRLLPLVRDSQVVLAAAAVRGLGDAGDRRAVSAIAPLLDESFPQLREASITALSKLQDTTAVARLQAVALEKSVVSSLAIDSLISMPRGPETNGALCTISLDGALAESLAAGRAMRSREGCPLEPIAERLSRPGSIDSGLQAVAGLGPAAQPLLPRVLPLLASVDPTQRLLALEAVTAIGDPAAAPAVQKLYEQELKALEPLRQDWVPGPLPQTYAPGFDPAAPQDEKEPRNTKTAQLFDRVRNLNAQRARDAGRVQIQPRVPSELYEEVEPQRFEPLAAVLRALGALKAPGALELLKQHAGDSSTSLRSAALVGLARLGPEGVEAAKGGMFESERELQKALALALAEQGEAGQSALISLLPQFTSEKLVLLEALSRFGVPASASPALQEVVRGGGAEAVLAASILGKLQAKDAVDTLIKALEDPSGVARRELLLALGEIGDSRAAEAVARNLYHDQPEVRAAAATALQRIGTSAQAEALDALKSDYYRRVREAASAALAKGGTEGTR; translated from the coding sequence ATGAGACCCGGCGTTCGCTCCCTCTTCCTCGTTCTGACCCTCGGCCTGGCCATCGCGTGCCAGGGCAACCGGGATCAGCTCCTCGCCGACCTCCAGAGTCCCCGGCCGGAGATTCGTGCCCAGGCGGTGCAGGCACTGGCGAAGCAGGGCAACGCCGAGGATCTGGTCCTCTTCACGCGGGCGGCCAAGGACATGGCCTCCATCGTCCGCGGAGAGGCCGCCGAGGCCCTGGGGGGAAGCCAGGATCCGCGCGTGGTGGACCTGCTGGGCGAGCTGCTCGAGGACCCGGACGAGAGCGTCCAGGGCCGCGCCGCCATGGCCCTCTCCAAGATCAAGAACGACAAGGCCAAGGCCTACCTCACCCTTCAATACAGCCGACGCGCCCGCAACACGCGCCAGATCATCGTCCAGGCGCTCAAGTCCGCGAACGTGCCGGGCGCCATGGCCGAGGCGGTCGCCGCCGAGTCCAAGGTCATCTGGGAGCGCAACCTGCTGACCCTCAACGAGGGCTCGCTCCCCGAGCGCGTCGGGGCGGCCGAGGAGCTTGGCAAGAGCGGGCGTCCCGAAGCCATCACCCGCTTGTTGCCCCTCGTCCGGGACAGCCAGGTCGTCCTCGCCGCCGCCGCCGTGCGGGGGCTGGGGGACGCGGGAGACCGGCGCGCCGTGAGCGCCATCGCCCCGCTGCTCGATGAGAGCTTCCCTCAACTGCGCGAGGCCTCCATCACGGCGCTCAGCAAGCTCCAGGACACCACGGCGGTGGCTCGCCTCCAGGCAGTCGCCCTGGAGAAGAGCGTCGTCAGCTCCCTGGCCATCGACTCCTTGATCTCCATGCCACGCGGGCCGGAGACCAACGGGGCCCTGTGCACCATCTCGCTGGATGGCGCCCTGGCCGAGTCCCTCGCCGCGGGCCGCGCCATGCGCTCACGCGAGGGCTGCCCGCTGGAACCCATCGCCGAGCGTCTCTCCCGGCCGGGAAGCATCGACAGCGGCCTGCAAGCCGTGGCCGGCCTCGGCCCCGCCGCGCAGCCCCTGCTGCCCCGGGTGCTGCCCTTGCTCGCCTCGGTGGATCCCACCCAACGTCTGCTCGCCCTGGAGGCCGTGACTGCCATCGGCGACCCTGCCGCGGCCCCCGCCGTGCAGAAGCTCTACGAGCAGGAACTCAAGGCCCTCGAGCCCCTGCGCCAGGACTGGGTTCCTGGCCCGTTGCCCCAGACCTACGCCCCCGGGTTCGATCCCGCCGCCCCCCAGGACGAGAAGGAGCCCCGGAACACGAAGACCGCCCAGCTCTTCGACAGGGTTCGCAACCTCAATGCCCAGCGTGCCCGGGACGCGGGACGGGTGCAGATACAGCCCCGGGTGCCCTCAGAGCTGTACGAAGAGGTGGAACCCCAGCGCTTCGAGCCGCTCGCCGCCGTGCTGCGCGCCCTGGGGGCATTGAAAGCGCCAGGGGCCTTGGAGTTGCTCAAGCAGCACGCGGGCGACTCCAGCACCTCCCTGCGCTCCGCGGCCCTGGTCGGGCTGGCACGCCTGGGCCCCGAGGGCGTGGAAGCGGCCAAGGGCGGCATGTTCGAATCCGAGCGAGAACTCCAGAAGGCCCTGGCCCTGGCCCTGGCCGAGCAAGGCGAAGCCGGCCAGTCCGCCCTCATCTCCCTGTTGCCACAGTTCACCAGCGAGAAGCTGGTGCTGCTCGAGGCCTTGAGCCGCTTCGGCGTGCCCGCGTCGGCCTCGCCCGCCTTGCAAGAGGTGGTACGGGGAGGCGGCGCGGAGGCCGTGCTGGCCGCCAGCATCCTCGGAAAGCTCCAGGCCAAGGACGCGGTGGATACCCTCATCAAGGCTTTGGAGGATCCCTCCGGCGTGGCGAGGCGGGAGCTGCTCCTGGCGCTGGGAGAGATCGGCGACTCTCGGGCCGCGGAGGCGGTGGCGCGAAATCTGTACCATGATCAACCCGAGGTCCGGGCTGCCGCGGCCACAGCCCTCCAGCGGATTGGCACCAGCGCCCAGGCAGAGGCGCTGGATGCGCTCAAGAGCGACTACTACCGGCGGGTCCGCGAAGCCGCGAGCGCCGCGCTGGCCAAGGGCGGCACGGAGGGAACCCGCTGA
- a CDS encoding pseudouridine synthase, whose translation MAERLQKYLARAGVASRRHAEELITAGRVMVNNQKVTELGSRVEPGTDLVSVDGELVSLPETSSYYLLYKPAGVVTTLSDPQGRPTVANYVESTGKRLFPVGRLDYDAEGALLFTDDGTLAHKLTHPSFQVPRTYLAKVKGSPDRATLEKLRGGVRLEDGMATPLSVDQFEQAERNTWLKIVVAEGRPHLIKRLCAAVGHPVVRLFRPAYAGIGVSGVRPGELRALTATEVRLLQDVAEARTAPPEGELNLPPRRHGRAAPGFDEDEDGEGFEVEGGAAAPAKPRRSPAAEKTGRARPATTGRPERKPAGRAPRTEGGTGLARFGRTSSAAASEEGSERPRRSEWKKSEGSARSEGKSWAPRGESAGRPERKEWKPRGEGAGRPERKAWAPRGESADRPERKEWKPRGEGAGRPERKAWAPRGEGSDRPERKEWKPRGEGAGRPERKAWVPRGEGTDRPERKEWKPRGEGAGRPERKAWAPRGESADRPERKEWKPRSEGAARPERKAWAPRGEPTDRPERKEWKPRGEGAGRPERKAWAPRGEPTDRPERKEWKPRGEGAGRPERKAWAPRGEPTDRPERKEWKPRGEGASRPERRERAPRAEGSERPRSPRFGGAAAEGRPARTSPRAEGGEAGGKGFVDWNKNKKRGQGASWDSHRSSPGGSRGPRKPAGPRRPR comes from the coding sequence ATGGCTGAGCGATTGCAGAAGTATCTGGCCCGCGCGGGAGTGGCTTCGCGCCGGCACGCAGAAGAGCTCATCACCGCGGGCCGGGTGATGGTGAACAACCAGAAGGTGACCGAGCTGGGCAGCCGGGTGGAGCCCGGCACGGACCTGGTCAGCGTGGACGGCGAGCTGGTGTCGCTGCCCGAAACCTCTTCCTATTACCTGCTGTACAAGCCGGCCGGCGTGGTGACGACCCTGTCGGATCCTCAGGGACGCCCCACGGTGGCCAACTACGTGGAGTCCACCGGAAAGCGGCTCTTCCCCGTGGGCCGGTTGGACTACGACGCCGAGGGCGCGCTGCTGTTCACCGATGACGGGACGCTGGCGCACAAGCTCACGCACCCCAGCTTCCAGGTGCCGCGCACGTACCTGGCCAAGGTGAAGGGCTCGCCCGACCGGGCCACGCTGGAGAAGCTGCGCGGGGGCGTGCGGCTCGAGGACGGGATGGCCACCCCCCTGTCGGTGGACCAGTTCGAGCAGGCCGAGCGCAACACGTGGCTGAAGATTGTCGTCGCCGAAGGACGGCCCCACCTCATCAAGCGGCTGTGCGCCGCGGTGGGACACCCGGTGGTGCGGCTGTTCCGGCCGGCCTACGCCGGGATCGGCGTGAGTGGCGTGCGCCCAGGCGAGCTGCGCGCGCTCACCGCCACGGAGGTGCGCCTGCTGCAGGACGTGGCCGAGGCCCGGACGGCGCCGCCCGAGGGAGAACTCAATCTGCCGCCCCGGAGGCATGGGCGCGCCGCGCCCGGCTTCGACGAGGATGAGGACGGCGAGGGCTTCGAGGTGGAGGGGGGCGCTGCCGCTCCCGCGAAACCGCGCCGGTCTCCGGCCGCCGAAAAGACGGGGAGGGCACGTCCTGCCACCACGGGTCGTCCGGAGCGTAAACCGGCGGGAAGGGCCCCCCGGACGGAAGGGGGCACCGGACTGGCGCGCTTTGGCCGGACGTCGTCCGCAGCCGCGAGCGAAGAGGGCAGCGAGCGTCCCCGCCGCTCGGAGTGGAAGAAGAGCGAAGGAAGCGCTCGCTCCGAAGGCAAGAGCTGGGCCCCCCGGGGCGAGTCAGCAGGCCGTCCGGAGCGCAAGGAGTGGAAGCCGCGCGGTGAGGGCGCGGGCCGTCCGGAGCGCAAGGCCTGGGCTCCCCGGGGTGAGTCGGCAGACCGCCCGGAGCGCAAGGAGTGGAAGCCTCGCGGTGAAGGCGCCGGTCGCCCGGAGCGCAAGGCCTGGGCCCCTCGGGGTGAAGGCTCAGACCGTCCGGAGCGCAAGGAGTGGAAGCCGCGCGGTGAGGGCGCGGGCCGTCCGGAGCGCAAAGCCTGGGTCCCTCGGGGTGAAGGCACGGACCGTCCGGAGCGCAAGGAGTGGAAGCCGCGCGGTGAGGGCGCGGGCCGTCCGGAGCGCAAGGCCTGGGCCCCTCGGGGTGAGTCGGCAGACCGCCCGGAGCGCAAGGAATGGAAGCCTCGCAGCGAAGGCGCCGCTCGCCCCGAGCGCAAGGCCTGGGCCCCCCGAGGGGAGCCGACGGACCGCCCCGAGCGCAAGGAATGGAAGCCGCGCGGTGAGGGCGCGGGTCGTCCGGAGCGCAAGGCCTGGGCCCCCCGAGGGGAGCCGACGGACCGCCCCGAGCGCAAGGAATGGAAGCCTCGCGGCGAAGGCGCGGGCCGCCCGGAGCGCAAGGCCTGGGCCCCCCGAGGGGAGCCGACGGACCGCCCCGAGCGCAAGGAGTGGAAGCCTCGCGGTGAAGGCGCGAGCCGCCCCGAGCGCCGGGAAAGGGCGCCCAGGGCCGAGGGCTCGGAACGCCCCCGCTCGCCCCGCTTCGGCGGCGCCGCGGCCGAGGGCCGTCCTGCCCGCACGAGCCCCCGCGCTGAAGGCGGGGAGGCAGGCGGCAAGGGCTTCGTCGACTGGAACAAGAACAAGAAGCGCGGGCAGGGCGCCTCCTGGGATTCCCATCGTTCGAGTCCCGGAGGAAGCCGGGGCCCTCGGAAGCCGGCCGGCCCCCGCCGTCCGCGTTGA